Within Halorussus sp. MSC15.2, the genomic segment CCAAAGAGAATAGAGGAAGGGGCATGAACGCGATTCGAGGAGGCCCACGCGGTGAACACCACCACTGAGACGGGTGAGACCGGCGCGACCATCGACGCCGACGAAGTGAGGACGACCGGCGAGACCCGGGCCGCGAACGCCACGCTCTCGGTGCTCGACCGTGCCCTCTACGCGCTGTTCTCCAGACACGCCGACCGCTCGCGCCACGACGCCGACCGCAAGCAGTACCGAGCGACCGACGTGACGACGAGTTTCGAGGTGTATCTCTCGCGAGTCTACGGCCTGTCGTGGCTCGCGTTCGCGCTGGTGACGGGGTGGACGTTCGTCGTCGTGGTCGCGCTCCCCGACGCCGCGCTCGCGGTGGTTGCGGACTTCCTCCGGCGGGGAGTCCCCGGTCTCGAAACCGTCGCGTTCCCGGGCGTCTCTCGGCCCGTCGCGGCCGCCGCGGTCGGAACCAGCGTCGGTCTCGTGGGGAAACGAGCGACCGTCGCGCTCGGGGGGCGCTACCTCTCGTGGACCGCGAGCGCACGCGGGTCGAACATCGAGACCACGCTGCCCGGCGCGGTCCGGTACCTCCACGCGCTCTCGTCGGGCAGCGACGACGGGGCGGCCATGTTCCGGAAGGTCGCCGACCGCGAGGAAGCCTACGGCGAGACCGCGGTGGCCTTCCGGAAGGCGCTCAACAGGGCGACCCTGACCGGGAGTCTCGGTGAGGGCCTCCGCGTGGTGGCGCGCGACACTCCCTCACGGGACGGCCTCGCGCCGTTCCTCGTGAAGTTCCGCGAACACGCCCAGCAGGGACCCGACGCGCTCGCCCAGTACCTCCAGATGGAGAGTCGGATGCTCTCGAACCGGCAGGCCAGAAGTCGTGAACAGGCGGGCGACTTCCTCGAACTGCTCGCGGAGATGTTCGTCGTCCTGCTCGTCCTGCCCGCGCTACTCGTCATCGTGGTGACCGTGATGAGCGTCCTCGCGCCCGGCCTGAGTGCGACCACCACGACCCCCGTCGGTCCGGTCTCGATGCGAGCGCTGCTCGTCTACGGGAGCGCCGGGTTCATCCTCGTCGTCGGTCTCGTTGCGACCGCAGCGGTGGGTTCGCTGCGCCCGCCCGACCAGTCGGGCAGGGATTACGAGCGCCCGGACGGGGTACTCCCTACGCTCGGCAGCGTCTTCCGGAATCCCGCGAGCGCAGTCGTCGGGTTCGCGCCGGTCGCGCTCCTCCTCGGGGTCGCGCTCTGGTCGCTCGACTACTGGTCGGTCAACGTCGTCCTCCTCGGATACGTCGCCGTGGCCCTCCCTGCGGGCCTCGTCGCGCTAAGACGTGCGAATCTGGACGACGCCAAGGACCGCGAAATCAAGGACTTCGTCCACGCCGTCTCGGGTCACGTCAGCCTCGGTCGCCCGTTCTCGGCGGCGGTGGAACGCGTCGCCAGCGACGTGGACCTCGGCGCGCTGAACGACGACGTGGCCGACCTCGCGTTCAACGCGAACCTGACGACGCGCGACGGCGACCGTCAGGCCGCCGCTCTCTCGCAGTTCGTGGACCGAGTCGGCACGCCGCTGGCCGACCAGACCATCGGACTCGTCACGGGCGCGCTCGACGCGGGCGGAGACGCGGAGACCGTTTTCGAGACGCTACAGGTCGAAATCGGGCGGCTCTACCACGAGCGGAAGGCGCTACGGTCGAACATGCTGGTCTACGTCGCGGTCGCGTGGACCACGGCCCTGCTCGTCGTGGGCATCATGGTCGCGGTCAACGTCCACGTCCTCGACAGTTTCGCGCAACTGTCGGCGGTTTCGACCGCCGACGCCGGTCTCGCGCTCGACGCCGACGCGGTGAAACCGGCCCGCGACCGGCGTCGGTTCTACGTCGTCACGCAGGCGACGATGCTGGCCTGCGGGTGGTTCGCCGGGTACGCGAGTCGCGGGCGCTACGAGGCGCTGCTCCACTCGGGGGCGCTGGTCGTCGTCGCGTACTTCGTGTTCGCGGGGGTCGGGATGGTGTGAGTCGGGATTGTCGCACTGACGCCGACGGGCGTCAGACTCGCCAATTCCGACTCAGTCGCCCCGACCGCGCCCAGTCCAACGTCGTCGGCATCGCCATACTGCTCGGCGTCGTCGTACTCGCGCTCGCGTCGCTGACCGCGGGTATCGGTGCGGTCGTCGAGCAGAACGCCGCGGCGGCCGACTCGGCCCGCGTGGCCGCCGACTTCGACTCGGCGCTGGAACCCGTGGTCGCGACCGGAGTCCACCGCGGCCGGGTCTCGTTCACCGACGGCGAGTTGCGGACCGTCGAGCGCGAACTCCGACTGCTGAACGAGTCGGGGGTAGTCGGGTCGCCCGTCGAAACCGACGCGCTGGTCTTCACCGCGGGCCAACGCCGGGTGGCGTTCCTCGCCGGAGCGGTCGTACGAGGTCCGCCCGGTAACGCAGAGGTTCGGACCGCGCCGCCGATTACGGCGTCCCGCAGTGGCGGCGCTGACGGTGATGACGCACCCG encodes:
- a CDS encoding type II secretion system F family protein; its protein translation is MRTTGETRAANATLSVLDRALYALFSRHADRSRHDADRKQYRATDVTTSFEVYLSRVYGLSWLAFALVTGWTFVVVVALPDAALAVVADFLRRGVPGLETVAFPGVSRPVAAAAVGTSVGLVGKRATVALGGRYLSWTASARGSNIETTLPGAVRYLHALSSGSDDGAAMFRKVADREEAYGETAVAFRKALNRATLTGSLGEGLRVVARDTPSRDGLAPFLVKFREHAQQGPDALAQYLQMESRMLSNRQARSREQAGDFLELLAEMFVVLLVLPALLVIVVTVMSVLAPGLSATTTTPVGPVSMRALLVYGSAGFILVVGLVATAAVGSLRPPDQSGRDYERPDGVLPTLGSVFRNPASAVVGFAPVALLLGVALWSLDYWSVNVVLLGYVAVALPAGLVALRRANLDDAKDREIKDFVHAVSGHVSLGRPFSAAVERVASDVDLGALNDDVADLAFNANLTTRDGDRQAAALSQFVDRVGTPLADQTIGLVTGALDAGGDAETVFETLQVEIGRLYHERKALRSNMLVYVAVAWTTALLVVGIMVAVNVHVLDSFAQLSAVSTADAGLALDADAVKPARDRRRFYVVTQATMLACGWFAGYASRGRYEALLHSGALVVVAYFVFAGVGMV